agcatactgaccggttgcatcgtggcttggttcggcaatttgagcgccctggagaggaaaagactacaaaaagtagtaaacactgcccagtccatcatcggctctgaccttccttccatcgaggggatctatcgcagtcgctgcctcaaaaaggctggcagtatcatcaaagacccacaccatcctggccacacactcatctccctgctaccttcaggtagaaggtacaggagcctgaagactgcaacaaccaggttcaggaatagctacttccccacagccatcaggctattaaacctggctcggacaaaactctgattattaataaccactttctgttatttgcactttaccagtttatttatacatgtgtgtatatatttatatcatggtatatggacacatttatctgttttgtagtaaatgcctactattttctgtgtgcttaagcaaagcaaaaatttcattgtcctatacagggacacatgacaataaactcacttgaacttgaacttgaacttggattaGAAAGTATTAGCAAGAAGGAAGAGTTTGGACATTCCTGTATTGTTGTCACCTGCATGCCGgtttgagaggagacctgataaaagtatataaaattatgaaagatatAGATAGGGTATATTTCCGTGTCTTTTCCCAGCTTGGAAATATCAGACAAGAGGGTATAGCTTTCAGGTGAAAAGGGGAAAGtataaaagagatgtgcagggcaagtttaacAGAagaaggtgggtgcctggaacaggtTGCTAGGGGTGGTCTCCCATtttgtgtgtgacctcactctgacaatggtggaggcccaggacagaaaggttagtatggaaatgggaaggggagttgaaatggttgacaaccgggagaagggtctcgacctgaaacgtcacctattccctttctccagagatgctctctgacctgctgagttactctggttttttgtgtctatctttggttcaaaccaacatctgcagttccttcctactgatcCCTGGTATTATCTGGTCTGTCTGGATAACCTGCAAAACAAAGGtttccgctgcacccgctgagttcctccagcaattttgtgtaccttcgatattccagcatctgcagttcccttttgaaaacaaaggtttcactgtacctcggtaaacatgacaataataaacctacaatGGTTCCTTACCCATGACGTAGATCTCTCCGTTGAGGACAGCTGTGCTGAAACGATACTTGGAGAATTCCATGCGCCCACACTCGGTCCACCTGTCCCTCCTGGGGTCGTAGCGAAACATTCTGCTGCTGAGCCACTCGGGTTCATCATCGGGAAGGTCCATCTGTGGGTTAGGGAGCACGGCAGGTAGCGCCAAGATGGCAACCAGAGAGGCAGAGCAACATGGAGAACTTTCCCACATGGACAAGTGTCAAAGAATAAAATTAGGTCAAAAGGTAACAGGACATCTGTTTAGCTGACACGGGGGTTGGTTGAAGAAGACCCATGTATGGGGGTGAAGTGTTTGTTGGAGGTGCATGTTTTACagcggggtggcacagtggtagagttgctgccttacagcaccagagatccgggttagatccagactaagggtgctgtctgtacggagtttgtacgtgctccctgtgaccgcgtgggttttctccgtacagtcagcacccacagtcaggatcaaacccaggtttctggcgttgTGATGCAggggctctaccactgtgccgcccgatatcattgttctgttgctggtacatatgccaattaaacactcttgacatgacTCTCGGGAGCATCACGTGCTAAAGCAGCCGGCGTAACTCGACATGCAACTTAACCTGTGGCGTCCATCCTCCCATCACGTAGATCTGGTTGCCCACGGCGACGGTACCGTGACACGCCAGTGGCAAAGGCAGGGGCGCGGTGCTCCTCCACTGGCCCGTCTCCAGGACCAACTTGTCCACGCAGTTTGTGATGGCATACCGATTCTTGAGCTTCATCTGCCCTCCGATCAGGTATAGGCAGCCTTGGGCTGTCCCCAAGCTATAGAGCTCTCGGAATGGAGCAGAGTACACTCTCTCCCACTGCTGACTCCCTCGAACGTGGTACCTGAGGTCAGGgggagacttttagactttagagatacagcacccgttgagtctgcgctgaccaccaattaccccgtacacttgcactatccaacacaccgtggacaatttacaattttaccaaagccaattaacctacaaacctgtatgtctttggagtgtgggaggaaaccagagcacccagagaaaacccacgcagccacagggagaacatgcaaactccgtacagatagcactcgtagtcaggatcgaacccgggtttctggctgcaaggcatcaactctaccgctatgcccctGTGtgcctgagggtggtgaatctgtggaattaattgccacagacggatgtagaggccaagtcattgagtatttttaaagcagagattgacagattcttgattagtaaggatgccaatggttacagggagaaggcaggagaatggggtttacagAGAAaaaatgatcagccataattgaatggtggagcaggttcgatgggccaaaaggcctaattctgcccctttaacttatgaacttatgaaaatgcatacctcagggacattcttcccagctgttatcaggcaaccgaaccatcctttcaccaactagaaagcggtcctgagctaccatctacctcattgaagaccctcaggaCATCTTTActaggactttactggattttatcttgcactaaacgttattccttttatcctgtatctgtacactgtggacggttgattgtaatcatatatagtctttctgttgactggatagcacgcaacacaaaaaGTTTTTccctgtacatgtgataataataaactaaactaataaatgaGACGCACAGGACAAGTTTTTGTTTACAGGctatgtggtggaggcagatacaatagtggtgtttaagatgcttttggtTACACACATGGATACGTGGGAAATGGCTACTTGGAAGCCTATCACCCAACTTCTTCCTCGAGGTGAAGAAATTCACCCATGGTACGCACCTCACTATTTCGACATCCTTCGTCTTTTGCCTGGATAGCTTTGACACTCCGGCCTCCCCAGTTAAAATAATGTCATTATTCTCTGTCACAACTCCTGTGCAAACGTAGCTCAAAGTTTCACCATATCTCGGTGACACAATATAGCAGGACTTCTTTGTCTTGGGCGCATAGCAGTAGTTGGTTTCAGTGTAACTGCGGTGCCTTGATTTTATGCCTTGACCATTGACGCCAATGCAAAGGAGGAGATCAGTGCTTTCCATCCCGTAGCGTAGACTGAGGGAGGGATGCTGCTCTGCCTTGTGGATGGTCTCCAGAGTGACCTGAATCATGTTATAGCATTCCACGTTGCTCAATAGGACAGTATTCCTTTTCAGGGTCTCCCTCAGGAAGGTGGGACTGATGAGCACCAAGCGGACCTGGTTCAAGAGTTGCACCAGGTGTGccgcccgcggtctccggtcgtGGTTGACCCAGCGGAGGACCAAATCCAAGATGGTCTCCTCACGGGAAATGTTCAGATCGTCGGAGCAGATCAAGGGCAGCAACTGGTGTTCCTCCACCTCCAGAACTTCCTCCTGCAAGCAGACCTCGGCAAAATGCCGGTGGAGATACCGCCTCGCTTGCTCGGACAGCTCTTCAGCCCCGAGTTGCTTTGCAAAGTAGTAAACCCCGAGGCAGTTGGAGGCATCCATGTGATCCAACATATACTTCTGGCAGGCAGCGAAAATGCCTTCCATCTGGAGGAAGTAGGCCATGGTGGCCACTCCTTGGACGTTGGCGTTGGTGAGGTGCAGTTCCGAACTGTACATGTAGTCAAGGATGGTGACCACGCTCTCCGGCTGCACATCATGGAGagccacctccctctgactacatTCTGCCAGGCCGCAGGTGAACATGGCTTTGAAGTAAGGGCTGAACGCAGCCAGAAGAACCCGGTGGCAGGGGAATCTGGACCCCTGGGTCACCAGCACCACATCGGTCAACTCATCGGACTCTCTCATGCTAATGATGCGTTGGAGCAAGTCCAAGCTGTGTTTGACCTTGACGTTGCTCACCATCTCCACAGCGGATGCCATTCTCGGTTTTAATTAGGCTTTCATAAGGCTTGGTGATATGGACATTCACTGTTACTGCATGGGATGGGGTTGTATTGAAGACAACTCAATTTCTAACACCAGCGAAGGTTGTAACGCAAACCTTCATTGCCTGTAAATAGACAGATAAAAGATGTGTTATTCAGAACTTCCTGTTACCCACATCCAAGAATACTCAGATAGTCCGCTGTCCGACTAtagatgtttaggtttattattgtcacgtgtaccaaggcatagtgaaaagcttacataaatacaagcaagtcaagctcaagtacaataggtagagcaacggAGAAGAtaaagaatatagttctcagcattgtagcacatcagttccaaagTCCAACATCCACAtttgggtagaggtgaatcagacagtatcctaGTCTATGGATGGACCATTCAGAACCCTGATAATGGAGGAGAAGAAGCATTTCCTGAGTCTGggggtgcacgctttcaagcatCTGTACCCTCTGCCTgatggggggagagaagaaatgacGGGTTGGACCAATCTATCGCAATAGCTCAATTGTTTTGAATATGGACACGTCTGGTTGTTGGGTGAAGGTACTTAATTGGGGCAAGGTCGATTACAACGTCATTAGGCAGGAGCTAAGGAGGGGAGATTGGGATCAGTTGTTATTGTGTAAATCCACAGCTGACATGTAGGAGGCATTTAAAAGGCCAGCTGCtcaaagtgcaggatcagcatgttccagtaaggagggggGATTAGTTCGGCAGCAGAAAGGAACCGTGGATGATCAAGGAAGTTTTGAATGTGGTCAGGAAGTGAAAGAATATGTTCTAATATATTAGATATCACTGAGAAGAAGGACTTGGAGGACGACAGCGTGAacagtgtggagaatacaaatCTGCTCGGGCAGTTTGAGATTGAGAAGGAGGTGGTGCTGAGGCCCTTGGAGAACATTAAGGCGAATAAATCCCTAAGGCCTGattggatctatcccaggttattgaggaagacatgatcacaatgaatggcggtgctggctcgaagggccgaatggcctcctcctgcacctattttctatgtttctatatttctatgagacAACGAGAGGAGAATGTGGGGCCCTTGATGAGGATCTTTGTTTCATCTGTAGCCAGATGACTggagagtggccaatgttgttcctttgtttaagagagaatccagggagacTATAAGCCAGTGAGCCTCAAGTCAGTTGTAGGGAACGTATCGGAGACGATTCTTGGAGATAGAATTTACTGCCATTTGGAGGGGAATGGTTAATTATGGAGAGTCAGCACGGCTTTGTACATGGCAGATCACGTCTCATTATGAGGAGGTGACGAAGGAAATCAATTAAGGTATggtggtggatgttgtatacatggattttaggtaaggattttgataaggtccctcgtGGTAGGCTGATTCAGAAGTTAAGATGTACAGGATTCACGATGACTTGGTCATCGGGATTCaaaactggcttattcatagaagacagtaTTGTGGTGGAAGGTAAATATTCTGGATGGAGGTCTCTAACTAGTGGAGTTCTCATGGATCTGTGCTGGAACCTCTGCtgtatgtaatatatatatatatataaatgacctagatatcaatgtagatgggttggtgagtaagtttgctgatgacaccagaattggaggagttgcagacagtgacggAGGCCGTCAGAAGATACAGCAGAAGATTGATCAGCTGCATAAATATGCGGAGaaaaggcagatggagtttaactggagcaattgtgaggtgttgcactttgggagcttGAATGTAAGGAAAGAGTATCCAATTAATGGCAAGCCCCTTAACATCGTTGATGTGCagtgggatcttggagtccaagttcatagttcattgaaggtggcagcacatagATAAGGTAGTAAAGAGGGAATGTtgtatgcttaccttcattgttaggggcattgaatataaaaatCAGGAAGTCATAGTGCAGCTCTatcggaaagtttaatggagatgtgcggggcgggttttttttaaacacagagtggtgagggcctggaacatactgctgggggtggtgatggaggcagatacgatagtggcatttaggagacttttagacaggcaatggatatgcagggaattgggggatgtggatcatgtgcaggcagggaagattagtttaacttggcatcatgttcagcaaggacattgtgggccaaaacaccagttcctgtgctgcacagttCTATGTTCCATTTATTTTTAACCCTGTGCTGATTCCAATATGAAGGGCCTTAATTTTTGTTTTGGGTCATAAAAGCAGATTTTACAAGAGAACAAACTGTAAACGCATTTAGACATCTACATGATCCACATGCCTTAATGACCTAGGATTAAAAATAGACTGTGGACATCAACACCACTGCTGACAACATCCACTGGACGGAAAATCAGAGTTTATTGACAGAGACAAATTTCAAATGACTGTAGAGAGCAAAAACACTGCCTTTTTAAGAAATTATTATTTGCTTACCTACAAAGCAATTTCGTTAAAATCCTGCTGAGGATATCAGGAACTTTGCCCAATCCAATTGACAACTTTCAGTGGCAAGGGCAGTCAGGAGTGGctgaaggaagagagagagagagagaacttgTTCAGAACTCATCAATACTTTTGCCTTATCACTGCAATATTTTACATAGTCCCATAGGTAATAGAAAATCCTGATTTATCTTTCCTTGAAGTTACAAGATCAGGCTATTTCATGTCCTGCCTGTGTAGCGTTGACGGATTGGTCCATATCTACGTCAcaacttcctcccctctcccaggaACAATCTTGCTATTGCCTTATACTGGTGTCAATCACGCTGACCAATCTGGGGCATTGTGGGGGATGTAGTTTTACCAGCTGCCATGAAGTTTTgattggatgtgtaggaaggaactgcagattctggtttaaaccgaagatagacacaaaatgctggagcaactcataagaacaggcagcacctctggagagaaggaatgggtgacatttcgagttgagacccttcgttagtctcaacttgaaacgtcaccccattccttctctccagagatgctgcctgtcccaccgagttactccagcattttgtgtctctcttaagttttgatagagtcttacagcacggaaacaggccatttgacccaattTTCCCATTTCAACCAAGATGTCCCTTCCACACtagtcgtcccacctgcccgtatttggcccacatccctctaaatatttcctactatgtacctgtctgaatgtctttAGCGCAACTggtacagtctgaggaagggtctcaagccaaaacatctcctatccatgctctccagagatggtgcctgacctgccgagttactccagcattttgcgtccaaatgtcttttaaatgctgttatcgtaGCTGCCTCACTTACCacttggcagcttgttctatgtaCCCACATGTTTTATATGtgtaaaaacgttacccctcaggttcctgttaaatgtttcccctctcaggtTAAACCTCCttactctggttctcgattccccctcaATGGGTAAAAAAACTCTGCAATTACCCTCTCTATTCCACTCGTActcttgtacacctccataagatcactcctcactcTCACCAAGTATCATGTGATTAACATAAATGTCCCAGCAATTCCCTTTGAAATTGCTTTCCCATCACTAAGGCAAAATGGGAACACagagcatcaggcagcatctgtggagggaaatgaacagactggacttttgggtcagacccttcttcagatccttagactcttTCAAGGGGGAGTTCAGATAGGGCATTCAGTGCTGAAACTGAAAGATAAAAAATGAgagggcagtacagtggtgcagctgttagagctgctgcctcacagcatcagagatccaggttcgatccagacctcgggggctgtctgtgtgtgtgtgtgtgaagtttacacattctccctgtgaccgcgtgtagtCGTGTGGGCTTGTAGTTTAAttgttttctgtaaattgccactagtgtgtaaggagttgatgagaaagtgggaaaacgaaCATGAATgggtggggtggcacagtggtgcagcagtagagttgctgccttacagcgtcagaggagacccgggtttgatcctgactacaggtggtgtctgtatggagtttgtacgttctccctgcgaccgcatgggtttctcccacactccaaagacgtagaggtttgtgggttaattaggtTTTGCtaagttgtaaaattatccctagtgtgtgtcgggtgatcgctggtcgtgtagatcaattggttttggtaaaagtgtaaattgtccctagtgtgtaggatagtgctagtgtatggggtgatcactggtccgtgcggactcggctggccgaagggcctatctccaGGGTCTATCTTATGaactcataagagcagaattaggccatttggcccattaagtttctcttcgccattcaatcatggctgatctatctttccctctcaaccccattctcctgccttctccccataacccctgacacccgcactaatcttaCAATTCAATCAATGAAAGAACTTTGGTGCAAAAGTGTTCTGATGTAGAATTAAGAGTCCCCGGATGTTCTATGATTGTTTCACGCTGAGTTACGGTTATGTGGCAGAAAGCTTTTGATTCTAACTCCAATCCCCTTGTGGGGTGTGGGTAGGGCACATGCACCGACGATGTGTGCCTACAACGGTGGGTAGAACTCCACGGACGGAGATGGCAGGAGAGTTCTTTGTCCTTTCTAACTCGGGGCAATAAAAAGCTCTCCAACTCAACGGTTACCGTTccccccccctactccccccccccatcccagccCCTGCCTTGATCCCTCTCCCTGGCCTTTAATGATATGGGCGGCGGCTGGTGTTGTAAGAGTCCCAAGAAGAACCGTGTGAGCCCCCATGGTTTAATTTACAAGAATTTCCCGCACTTTGTCAACAAGGATGGGACGTATCTATTCTGTAGATACTGGGAACCCATCACCACTCCCAGGTGAGTTTTGCTGTGGAGTTAAATTGAACAATGTTTAGTTGAGGGGAAATCAAGGTGGAGATGTTGAATTATTAAGATTTAGGCTTCATAAGTTTATGTCAtagttgattagtaagggtgttaggagttatggggagaaggcaggagaatggggttgagagggtaagatagatcagccatgattgaatggcggagtagactgatgGCTAaaaggcctacttctgctcctataacttatgaactcagaagcagaatgaggctatttggcccatcgagtctactccaccattcaatcttggctgatctaccttttcttctcaacccaattctcctgccttcttcctgtaacttttgacatccttactattcaagaacctgtcaatctctgtttTCAAAGCACCCAaccacttgacctccacagctgtctgtggcaatgaattccactgattcgccCCCATAGATTCATTATTTTGGACCATTGGAAatgcaaggaacagcagatgctggtttataaataaaaaaacccacaaagtgctggagtaactcagcaggtcaggctccatctctggagaacatggataggtgacgttttgagtctgaagaaaggtcttgacctgaaaccacACCTATCaatgtttttcagagatgctgcctgacccacggagtctgTGATCCTGTGTGGAGTTTTGTGCAGATGAGATCAACGTCAGTttcaaccaaagaaagacacaaagtgctggagtaactcagcaggtcaggcagcatcactggagaacatggataagtgtaaTTTCAGGGTGAGACCTCTCTTAagacctgatctgaaacatcacatggaacatagaacagtatagcacaaaaacaggcccttcagaccacaaagTCTGCCTGACGaaatgccaagaccatcattcGTCAGTGCACcttatcaactatccatgttctccagagatgttgcctgacccactgaattactctcgcactttgtgtcttttttttttagtaaccgagCACCTGCACATCCTTGCATCTTCAATTTCAACCACATTTGGAAGGAATTGATGATAAACGTTAAACGACTAACATTGGTTTGAGGAGAGAGCAGTTTCCTTAGGTATCAGGTGATATTTATAACAGGGACACAaatgaaactgcaaatgctggtatcTGGagcaaaaagaaacaaagtgctggagtaactcagcgcccgtaacaggctgtgaggcagcagctctaccagcgatCTACTTGTGGATTTGGATTGGTTGAGTTTAGATAGGTCACATGAACAACAGCAGATGGTGAGAGGTTCAAGTGGCTACAGAGGAGAGGTGAAACTGTACCCTAGCATAGAAGGACctttcagaagcttgataatagaggggaagaagctgttctgagtctggtggtgcgcgctttcaagcctctgtaccttctgcccgataggagcagggagaagaaggaatgactggggtgggacgtcatagagtcatacagcatggatactggcccttcagcccaacttgcccatgccgaccaagatgccccatccaagctagttctATCTgtgcatgtttggtccatatctctctaaccatttcccatccatttacctgtcggtgtcttttaaatgctgttatagtacatgcttcaactatctcctcaagcagctcgttccatatactcaccaccctctgagtgaaaaaagttgcccctcaggttcctcttaaatctttcccttcaccttaaatctatgtcctttggttctttattcctccactctgggtaaaagactgtgcattcaccctatgtatttccctcatgattttatacacctctataagatcaaccctcagcctctggcccttcaaggaataaagtcctagcctgcccaaccaatcAATCCCTGTAGCTCAaggcccttgagttctggcaacatcctcgtaaatctgctctgcattctttctagcttatgacatccttcctttgattatgttgtctgctttcccgaggcagcgtggtgtagatggagtatttagactttagaggtacaatgaggaaacgggccattcggcccaccgagttgatGCCCAccatacaataacactatcctacacactagagccaattcactttaattttatagaagccaattaacactcCAAACattcacatctttggagtgtgggaggaacgacCGGaggatctggagaaaacccacgttgtcacagggagaacgtacaaactttgtacagacagcacctgtagtcaggatcgaactcgagtgtctggcgctgtgaggcagcagctctaccgctatgccaccgtgtcgCTCCATGAGTCACTGATGGAAGTCTGATCAGTGTGATTGAATGAGATTGAATTGGGGTTGATAACTGGTTTCCTGCTTGTCAATTCCTCTCTCATCTATCCCTCCCAGAGCGATGATGATGATATTACATGGTGGAGGGGAACACAGTGGGTGCTTCAAGAACATCACTCCAATCTTCACGAATCTGTCCATGTTTGTATTTTCACATGATTACAGTAAGTGCCGTCTCCGTAGAAAGAaagtcagatgctggtttacacaaaatgtcacaaaatgatagagtaactcagcgggtccggtaaCATCTGTGGATAAgacacgtttcaggttggaacccttcttcagactgatgggtttttCCCTGGTTAAATCCAGCATGTAATTCCactagtcttcttcttcttcttacgtatggcgtgcacagcctaaaattgtaggacaacttgttctatttgatcttatttgaatgtgcacgccgggttgattgcattcgtcgaaacagggtggaccacgtgaaggttgcaatcttccaccccattccaCTAGTAAGGTGTTTAAAAACAGCAGCATCATAGAACTATACAGCACAGtttcaagcccttcggcccaccttgtccatgccgaccaagttaacATTATCGGGTAGTCCCAATTACCTGCATTTGGCACCTAGCCCTCTAAACGCTTCCTATCCAcatgtctgtccaaatgtctattgaaAATCATGTTGCATCCACTTATTCAGCTACCTCTGCCCCCTTATCAGATTATCAGAATTTAGCCGAATTGGAATGCCGAAGCTGGGGATGATTTCTCGCATAAGCACCTTGACAACAGTAGACACTTTGTTGTCAAGTGTTGGGTAGGCCTCAATCCATTTACTGAATATGTCGACAATCACATGTACATACCTATATCCTTAGCACCTTTCCGACTCAAATTGGTCCATCTGGAGGGTCTCAAAGGGACCCATGGGTAAAGGTGTTTTCCCATTCTCACAACTTACTCCTTTCCCAGGATTATCTTGTTGGCAAATAAGAAAACAGCTACTAACTTTCTGAGCCAAAGTCTGTAAttttggatgccaccaagtagccGAAAGAGCATTGCCAATTGCTCTAGCACCACAGTGAGTTGCATGCATTCTGTAACCCATACTACATGTCTGTCCTGCTGGAGTAACCCACAATCCTGACATACAACCAATTGTGCAACCTAAAGCTGCTTCCACAATCTTATATCTTTATCAGGAGCCTCCTCCTGTACCAAATACTttcctggatggttggcattggctttTGCAAGGGAGACCTGTCTTCACATTTACTTTTAATCTGCCACATCATTGTAGGCACAACCACCCTGCGCTCCCGGGACATCTCTAGTCAGCACAAAGATTCCCTATGTCTACCGGGGTTTGGCCCTTGGTGTGGGCACTGTACTTTATCACTGAAACTTGCTTCGTCAACATCTTAACTTGTAGTAGATCTGACACTAATTATTAGTGGGATATTGGTGTTCCTGTTGAAGTTAAGAATCCTCCATAATTGGCCAAAGTCGTgaactactccaaatgcataccTTGAGtcggtatatatatatttactttcAAATCCTTCCCTTTTATACAAGCTCTTATCAGGGCAAACAGTTCCGCTTGCTGGGCAGAGAATGGTGTTTCGAAGGTAGCAGCCGCCTCCACGCTATTTCCAGTCTGATCTACAACGACATATCCAGAAAGCCTTTCTCCTAGGCCCGATTGATGCACTCCCATGGTCCTCAGGAATGAGGCCGGATTAATAGTGGTGCAATATTTAAACTGTAATTTAGGATTATTTAACAGGTATAT
The sequence above is a segment of the Amblyraja radiata isolate CabotCenter1 chromosome 18, sAmbRad1.1.pri, whole genome shotgun sequence genome. Coding sequences within it:
- the kbtbd12 gene encoding kelch repeat and BTB domain-containing protein 12, coding for MASAVEMVSNVKVKHSLDLLQRIISMRESDELTDVVLVTQGSRFPCHRVLLAAFSPYFKAMFTCGLAECSQREVALHDVQPESVVTILDYMYSSELHLTNANVQGVATMAYFLQMEGIFAACQKYMLDHMDASNCLGVYYFAKQLGAEELSEQARRYLHRHFAEVCLQEEVLEVEEHQLLPLICSDDLNISREETILDLVLRWVNHDRRPRAAHLVQLLNQVRLVLISPTFLRETLKRNTVLLSNVECYNMIQVTLETIHKAEQHPSLSLRYGMESTDLLLCIGVNGQGIKSRHRSYTETNYCYAPKTKKSCYIVSPRYGETLSYVCTGVVTENNDIILTGEAGVSKLSRQKTKDVEIVRYHVRGSQQWERVYSAPFRELYSLGTAQGCLYLIGGQMKLKNRYAITNCVDKLVLETGQWRSTAPLPLPLACHGTVAVGNQIYVMGGWTPQMDLPDDEPEWLSSRMFRYDPRRDRWTECGRMEFSKYRFSTAVLNGEIYVMGGIGCQGVDRGQARRCLDAVEIYNPDGDFWRKGPPLPTPILSLRTNSTNAGVVDEKLYVCGAFRGADRHEVIVKEILELNPWENQWNVVAHNVLMHDSYDVCLVARLNPRDLIPPPSDVVDQ